One genomic segment of Streptomyces liangshanensis includes these proteins:
- a CDS encoding acetyl-CoA C-acetyltransferase, with translation MPEAVIVSAARSPIGRAFKGSLKELRPDDLTATIIRTALDRIPELDARDIDDLMLGCGLPGGEQGHNLGRIVAVQMGMDHLPGCTITRYCSSSLQTSRMAMHAIRAGEGDVFISAGVEMVSRQVNGSSDGMPGTHNPLFADAEARTAEVAGSEGAGWHDPREDGLVPDAYIAMGQTAENLARLKGVTRRDMDEFGVRSQNLAEEALKNGFWEREITPVTTPDGTVVSKDDGPRAGVTLEGTQALKPVFRPDGLVTAGNCCPLNDGAAALVIMSDTKARDLGITPLARIVSTGVTGLSPEIMGLGPVEASRQALSRAGLTIGDIDLVEINEAFAAQVIPSYRDLGVPLEKLNVNGGAIAVGHPFGMTGARITGTLINSLQFHDKQFGLETMCVGGGQGMAMVIERLS, from the coding sequence ATGCCCGAAGCCGTGATCGTCTCCGCCGCCCGTTCCCCCATCGGCCGGGCCTTCAAGGGCTCGCTCAAGGAGCTGCGCCCCGACGACCTGACCGCCACGATCATCCGGACCGCACTCGACCGGATCCCGGAGCTGGACGCCCGCGACATCGACGACCTGATGCTCGGCTGCGGGCTGCCGGGCGGCGAGCAGGGGCACAACCTGGGCCGGATCGTCGCCGTCCAGATGGGGATGGACCACCTCCCCGGCTGCACGATCACCCGCTACTGCTCCTCGTCGCTCCAGACCTCCCGCATGGCCATGCACGCCATCCGGGCCGGCGAGGGCGACGTCTTCATCTCGGCCGGCGTGGAGATGGTGTCGCGCCAGGTCAACGGCTCCTCGGACGGCATGCCCGGCACGCACAACCCGCTCTTCGCGGACGCCGAGGCGCGTACGGCCGAGGTCGCGGGGAGCGAGGGCGCGGGCTGGCACGACCCGCGCGAGGACGGCCTGGTCCCGGACGCGTACATCGCGATGGGGCAGACCGCCGAGAACCTGGCCCGCCTCAAGGGCGTCACCCGCCGGGACATGGACGAGTTCGGCGTACGGTCCCAGAACCTCGCCGAGGAAGCCCTCAAGAACGGCTTCTGGGAGCGCGAGATCACCCCCGTCACGACCCCTGACGGCACCGTGGTGTCCAAGGACGACGGCCCGCGCGCCGGGGTCACCCTGGAGGGCACGCAGGCGCTCAAGCCGGTCTTCCGCCCCGACGGCCTGGTCACGGCCGGCAACTGCTGCCCGCTGAACGACGGGGCCGCCGCGCTGGTGATCATGTCCGACACGAAGGCGCGCGACCTGGGCATCACGCCGCTGGCCCGCATCGTCTCCACCGGGGTGACCGGCCTGTCGCCGGAGATCATGGGCCTCGGCCCGGTCGAGGCGTCCCGGCAGGCGCTCTCCCGCGCCGGCCTGACCATCGGCGACATCGACCTGGTCGAGATCAACGAGGCCTTCGCCGCGCAGGTCATCCCGTCCTACCGGGACCTGGGCGTTCCGCTGGAGAAGCTCAACGTCAACGGGGGCGCGATCGCCGTCGGCCACCCCTTCGGCATGACCGGCGCCCGCATCACCGGCACGCTGATCAACAGCCTCCAGTTCCACGACAAGCAGTTCGGCCTGGAGACGATGTGCGTGGGCGGCGGCCAGGGCATGGCGATGGTGATCGAGCGCCTGAGCTGA